DNA from Brevibacterium sp. 'Marine':
GGACTGCCGAGATCGTCGTCGGATAGTCCATCCGGGTCGGGCCGAGCACCGCCAGTCTGGCCGACGAACCCGCGTCATGACCATATTCGGCGGCGACGACGGAAGTCGAGCTGAATGATTCGTGAGTATTCTCACGCCCGATGCGCACGCTGATCCCCTCATGGTCTTCGGCCATCGAGGTGAGCAGCCGGAGCAGGACCACCTGCTCCTCGAAGGCCTCGAGGATCGGGGCCATCTTCTCTCCGAATTCGCTGCCGGAACGGGCGAGGTTCGCAGTTCCGGCCATGATGATGCGTTCTTCGCGGGTCGCGGCGACGAGGTCGACCACGGCGGCCCTGATCTGTGTGAGTCCGGACTCGTCACGCCCAGCCGCCTCACTCGATTCGGCGGCGACCGCCTCGGCGGTGGGAGCCGAACCGAAGACCTGCGCAAGCGTGCGCCCGGCGAATTCGGCGTTGATCTGGTCGCGCAGCCCGCGAACGGCGTCCTCGTCGAGCGGGGTCGGGGTGATCACTGACTTCTGCTCGACCTGACCGGCGTCGGTGATGAGGACGACGAGGATCCGGCCGGGGCCGAGGCCGACGATCTCGACGTGTTTGATGCGCGCCCGCGACACCGTCGGGTATTGGATGAGCGCCACCTGGCGGGTGAGGCCGGAGAGCACGCGGACGGTGCGGTCGAGCATCTCGTCGAGATCGACATCGCCGTCGATGAGTTGGAAGATCGCGCGGCGTTCAGCCGTGGTCAGCGGTTTGAACTCGTCGATGCGGTCGACGAACATCCGGTAGCCGAGATCGGTGGGGATCCGACCGGCCGAGGTGTGGGGTTGGGCGATATAGCCTTCTTGCTCGAGCTGGGCCATATCGTTGCGGATCGTGGCCGGGGAGACGCCGAGGGTGTGGCGCTGGACGATCGCCTTCGATCCCACGGGTTCGTTGGTGGCGACGAAGTCCTCGACGATGGCGCGCAGCACCTGTGCACGTCTGCTGTCGTTCATCGCGGTTCTCCTCTCCGTCTCTTCAGCCGATCGCGGTCCCGTGCCGATACTTGGCACTCCTTGAGCCTGAGTGCCAATTCTACGCTTCTCGTCCCCGGAATTCATTTCTGGGGTGACCTGCGGGTCTGCGCGCCTGCGGGACCGTCCTTGATTAAGGTGGGTGCCCGTGAATGCTTTTGATCGCTATGGCCCCGATGTGCTCTCCGGTTCCTCGCCGTCGTCGCACCGTCCGAAGAAGTCCCG
Protein-coding regions in this window:
- the hrcA gene encoding heat-inducible transcriptional repressor HrcA — translated: MNDSRRAQVLRAIVEDFVATNEPVGSKAIVQRHTLGVSPATIRNDMAQLEQEGYIAQPHTSAGRIPTDLGYRMFVDRIDEFKPLTTAERRAIFQLIDGDVDLDEMLDRTVRVLSGLTRQVALIQYPTVSRARIKHVEIVGLGPGRILVVLITDAGQVEQKSVITPTPLDEDAVRGLRDQINAEFAGRTLAQVFGSAPTAEAVAAESSEAAGRDESGLTQIRAAVVDLVAATREERIIMAGTANLARSGSEFGEKMAPILEAFEEQVVLLRLLTSMAEDHEGISVRIGRENTHESFSSTSVVAAEYGHDAGSSARLAVLGPTRMDYPTTISAVRAVAKYVSSILDRG